A genomic region of Planococcus kocurii contains the following coding sequences:
- a CDS encoding FGGY-family carbohydrate kinase, translating to MNDRYIMGIDNGSQSTKVVLFDLHGNEVSIGSCALKEYLTPEPGIVVHPDDDLWDSVSVAIENCLNSFTGDRKAIEGIGLCTIRSCRVLLKEDGSLAYPVLSWMDQRLSKPYQHENDQVKYVTTTSGYLGFKLTGEYNDTAGNYEVNWPLNRETLDWSTDDRVIAAEGLKRDMLFNLVKPGETLGQLRSDIVEKFGFKEEIPVVATSNDKAVEVLGAGIKDDHTLMVSLGTYISSMLLKDENFENASNFFPTLAAMPFKYTYESNGIRRGMWTVSWFKKLIGEELETNASNLDISEEDFLNLKAEEIPLGSEGLITILDWLASPTIPYRKGIMIGFDQRHTRYHIYRSILEAIAYNIKNNTEDMLNETNANIKEIIVTGGGAKSDVLMKIISDVFGLPTHRRKGSSSSSLGAAISVCVNLKIYQNFQDAIDHMVKTDALFVPESKNHAFYSEVNEKVVKNVRMHTDEILKLTYPIFQ from the coding sequence ATGAATGACAGATACATTATGGGAATTGATAATGGGTCACAAAGCACAAAAGTAGTACTTTTTGATCTACATGGTAATGAGGTGTCAATTGGTTCATGCGCATTAAAGGAATATTTAACACCTGAACCTGGTATCGTGGTTCATCCAGATGATGATTTGTGGGATAGTGTGAGTGTGGCTATAGAAAATTGTTTAAATAGTTTCACTGGAGATAGAAAGGCAATCGAAGGAATTGGATTATGCACTATTAGAAGTTGCAGAGTCTTGCTAAAAGAGGATGGATCACTTGCATACCCTGTTCTAAGTTGGATGGATCAGAGGTTGTCAAAACCCTATCAACATGAAAATGACCAAGTGAAGTATGTTACGACCACTTCAGGGTATTTAGGATTTAAATTAACGGGAGAATACAATGATACAGCTGGAAACTATGAGGTGAATTGGCCTTTAAATCGTGAAACTTTAGATTGGTCAACAGATGATCGCGTAATTGCAGCTGAAGGGTTAAAAAGAGACATGTTATTTAATTTGGTGAAACCTGGAGAAACTCTTGGTCAATTGAGAAGTGACATTGTTGAAAAATTTGGCTTTAAGGAAGAGATTCCAGTTGTTGCAACATCGAATGATAAAGCTGTTGAAGTACTAGGTGCAGGGATAAAAGATGATCATACGTTGATGGTATCGCTTGGCACATATATTTCATCCATGTTATTAAAAGATGAGAACTTTGAGAACGCTTCCAATTTCTTCCCTACTTTAGCGGCCATGCCCTTTAAGTATACGTATGAATCGAATGGCATTCGACGTGGAATGTGGACTGTTAGTTGGTTTAAGAAACTGATTGGCGAAGAATTAGAAACAAACGCTTCAAACTTAGATATTTCAGAAGAAGATTTTTTAAATTTGAAAGCTGAAGAAATACCTCTAGGCTCCGAAGGGTTAATTACAATTTTAGATTGGTTAGCCAGCCCTACGATTCCATATAGAAAAGGCATCATGATCGGCTTTGACCAAAGGCATACCAGATATCATATTTACCGATCTATATTAGAGGCAATTGCTTATAACATTAAAAACAATACTGAAGATATGTTAAACGAGACGAATGCCAATATAAAAGAAATTATTGTTACTGGTGGGGGGGCGAAAAGTGATGTGTTGATGAAAATAATATCAGATGTGTTTGGCCTACCAACACATAGACGTAAAGGGAGCAGTAGTTCTAGTTTAGGAGCAGCAATAAGTGTTTGTGTAAATCTAAAGATTTATCAAAATTTCCAAGATGCAATCGATCATATGGTTAAAACAGATGCACTCTTCGTTCCTGAATCTAAGAATCATGCGTTTTATTCTGAGGTAAATGAAAAAGTTGTCAAGAATGTCAGAATGCATACAGATGAAATTCTAAAATTAACTTATCCTATATTTCAATAA
- a CDS encoding MFS transporter, whose amino-acid sequence MGSSNLKRYFQFALIVLAGGSIFPLIYLRTNYQETILEVYGISLSDLNIILSALGVAYVVGYFPSGWIADRFSAKKLLSISLLAVGLAGIWFAQVPSYPYIIIIFIIWGIFSVLTFWSAHLKLVKLISKKEEEGRFFGILDGGKGVIEAVLASIAVYIFSVVLGNSDALSSKTDALVSVIYMYSGVLILVSILIMIFVQVDDPGLEKRKEEKKTREKSTVNLNAFKKVFTNKSVLLLGGLSLRPILSHGQFIMWADFYKLILVLQLQRQER is encoded by the coding sequence GTGGGATCTAGTAATTTGAAAAGATACTTCCAATTTGCACTCATTGTATTAGCGGGAGGATCTATATTTCCATTAATCTATTTAAGAACCAATTATCAAGAAACAATTTTAGAGGTATATGGCATCAGCTTATCCGATTTAAACATTATTTTATCGGCATTAGGAGTTGCGTATGTTGTTGGTTATTTCCCTAGTGGATGGATTGCGGATAGATTTTCGGCAAAAAAATTATTGTCTATATCTCTACTAGCTGTAGGATTAGCAGGTATATGGTTTGCGCAAGTTCCAAGTTATCCGTACATTATTATAATATTTATCATTTGGGGTATTTTCTCCGTATTGACATTTTGGTCAGCCCATCTTAAATTAGTTAAATTAATTTCTAAAAAAGAAGAGGAAGGTAGATTTTTTGGGATATTAGACGGGGGTAAGGGTGTAATTGAGGCCGTACTTGCTAGTATTGCAGTTTATATATTTTCGGTAGTACTGGGAAACAGCGATGCGTTGTCAAGTAAAACAGATGCATTAGTTTCTGTTATTTATATGTATTCTGGTGTCTTAATTTTAGTTTCTATTTTAATAATGATATTTGTGCAAGTGGATGATCCTGGTTTAGAAAAAAGAAAAGAAGAAAAGAAAACCAGAGAAAAATCGACGGTGAATTTAAACGCTTTTAAAAAGGTGTTTACAAATAAATCTGTATTGCTACTCGGGGGATTATCTTTACGTCCTATATTGTCGCATGGACAGTTTATTATGTGGGCGGATTTTTACAAACTAATATTGGTATTACAGCTGCAGCGGCAGGAACGATAA
- a CDS encoding MurR/RpiR family transcriptional regulator: MLKLHTSDLTDLEKKIHRLLSEEASKNSKLKIVESAELCGVSPSKVSKMVRKLGFDNFKQYKLYFSGQQEEMKVKKKSSEIERLISFLVDYDPKIVDEFTAVFENFNKIIIYGLGPSYISGEYFSYKLSTVTDKNVFVTQNEEYAIRLADKETLLIVLSVTGTFASFENLFVEMKKKDAETMLVLEEHIDVKDSAVDYIIFLTKYTQSDELLAFEKTRTVFFIFIEEVITRLKKRAQL, encoded by the coding sequence ATGTTGAAATTACATACGAGCGACTTGACTGATTTAGAAAAGAAAATACATCGTTTGTTATCGGAAGAAGCTTCTAAAAATAGCAAATTAAAAATAGTAGAGTCAGCTGAACTATGCGGAGTTTCACCTTCGAAAGTTTCAAAGATGGTTCGTAAATTAGGCTTTGATAATTTTAAACAGTATAAATTATACTTTAGTGGCCAACAAGAAGAAATGAAAGTTAAAAAAAAATCCAGTGAAATTGAGCGATTGATATCCTTTTTAGTGGATTATGATCCAAAAATTGTGGATGAATTTACAGCGGTATTTGAAAATTTTAATAAAATAATTATATACGGTTTAGGTCCTTCCTACATAAGTGGAGAGTATTTTTCATACAAACTTTCTACTGTAACAGACAAAAATGTGTTTGTTACTCAAAATGAGGAATATGCTATACGATTAGCTGATAAAGAGACATTATTAATAGTATTATCAGTAACAGGAACATTTGCATCTTTTGAAAACTTGTTTGTAGAAATGAAGAAAAAAGATGCCGAAACGATGTTGGTATTAGAGGAACATATTGATGTAAAGGATTCTGCGGTAGATTACATAATTTTTTTAACAAAATATACTCAAAGTGATGAATTATTAGCGTTCGAAAAAACTAGAACAGTGTTTTTTATATTTATAGAGGAAGTAATTACTAGATTAAAAAAGAGGGCACAACTGTAG
- a CDS encoding MFS transporter: protein MKTNKLVLSTLLLNLFIAFLGIGLVIPVTPTIMNELSISGTVVGYMVSAFALAQLIVSPIAGRWVDNIGRKPMIIIGLSIFSISEFLFGIGETVEVLFASRILGGVSAAFIMPAVTAYIADITTSSTRPKALGYMSAAISTGFIIGPGIGGFLADISTRLPFFFAAGFGLFATILSLITLKEPNRSYEVEEKHQPLPKSGWKRIFSPMYVIAFMVILISSFGLAAFESLFALFVDHKFGFTAKDIAVIISLGAIVGVIFQVGLFDKLTRRFGEIRLIRYSLFVSTVLVFIMTFVTSYWSILLVTMVVFVGFDLMRPAVTTYLSRIAGNEQGFAGGMNSMFTSIGNIFGPIIGGILFDIDLNYPFYFATVVLAVGIALTYLWKRPAFSEPTRI from the coding sequence ATGAAAACAAATAAATTAGTTCTTTCAACTTTACTACTCAATCTATTTATCGCATTTCTAGGGATTGGACTGGTCATTCCAGTAACTCCGACCATTATGAACGAATTAAGCATCTCAGGAACTGTCGTGGGCTATATGGTTTCTGCTTTTGCGCTAGCTCAGCTCATTGTTTCTCCTATTGCCGGACGATGGGTAGATAATATTGGTCGTAAACCCATGATCATTATCGGCCTGTCAATCTTCAGTATTTCCGAATTTCTATTCGGTATTGGTGAAACAGTAGAAGTGCTGTTTGCCTCTCGTATTCTCGGGGGTGTCAGCGCAGCCTTTATTATGCCGGCTGTTACGGCTTATATTGCTGACATTACGACCAGTAGCACACGACCAAAAGCTTTAGGTTATATGTCTGCGGCGATTTCTACCGGTTTTATTATCGGTCCAGGAATCGGTGGGTTTTTAGCCGATATCAGCACGCGACTTCCCTTCTTCTTTGCAGCAGGATTCGGTTTGTTTGCAACGATTTTGTCACTTATCACATTAAAAGAACCCAATCGCAGCTACGAAGTTGAGGAAAAACACCAACCCCTGCCAAAATCAGGATGGAAACGAATTTTTTCACCGATGTATGTTATCGCTTTTATGGTTATTCTCATATCATCATTTGGTCTGGCCGCATTCGAATCGCTTTTCGCGTTATTCGTTGATCACAAATTCGGCTTTACGGCAAAAGATATTGCCGTGATTATCTCACTCGGCGCAATTGTCGGAGTCATTTTCCAAGTCGGTTTGTTTGATAAACTAACGCGACGGTTCGGTGAAATCCGATTGATTCGTTACAGTCTTTTTGTGTCAACCGTTTTAGTATTTATTATGACTTTCGTTACGAGTTACTGGTCGATTTTGCTTGTTACCATGGTCGTGTTTGTCGGCTTTGACTTGATGCGTCCAGCCGTTACTACTTATCTGTCACGAATCGCCGGCAATGAACAAGGATTCGCCGGGGGCATGAACTCCATGTTCACAAGTATCGGTAATATTTTCGGTCCGATTATTGGCGGTATTCTTTTCGACATTGATTTAAACTATCCGTTCTATTTTGCTACTGTCGTCTTAGCAGTAGGAATTGCATTAACGTATTTATGGAAGCGCCCAGCGTTTTCAGAACCAACAAGAATATAG
- a CDS encoding TetR/AcrR family transcriptional regulator, with translation MKADLILQTAVSHFAKEGFEGASLSKIAEEVGIKKPSIYAHYKGKDDLFISALQYSLNTQKAQLASYFNSTKNESLETLLFGYFDWLAKESRDNERMKFILRVAYFPPLKLEKEVGELFNPFFDLMHQHLTRLLRERHRYENVLHSVDFSNTALAYLTVIEGTMSELVYSGIERYEKRLQAVWPIFWRGLIH, from the coding sequence GTGAAAGCAGATCTTATTCTCCAAACCGCTGTCAGCCATTTTGCAAAAGAAGGCTTTGAAGGCGCATCTCTCAGTAAAATCGCTGAAGAAGTTGGAATCAAAAAACCATCTATCTATGCCCATTACAAAGGAAAAGATGATTTATTTATTTCTGCACTTCAGTATTCACTCAATACTCAAAAAGCTCAGTTAGCTAGTTATTTTAATTCTACGAAAAATGAATCGTTAGAAACTCTTCTTTTCGGTTATTTTGATTGGTTGGCAAAAGAAAGCAGAGACAACGAACGAATGAAGTTTATCTTGCGTGTTGCTTATTTCCCTCCACTCAAATTAGAAAAAGAAGTCGGCGAGTTGTTTAATCCGTTTTTTGACCTGATGCACCAGCATCTTACTCGTTTATTACGAGAAAGACATCGCTATGAAAACGTATTACACTCTGTAGATTTTTCAAATACAGCGTTAGCTTATCTGACTGTAATTGAAGGAACGATGTCTGAACTTGTCTATAGCGGCATCGAAAGATATGAAAAGCGACTTCAAGCAGTTTGGCCAATTTTTTGGCGTGGCTTAATCCATTAA
- a CDS encoding TIGR00266 family protein: MNNHEIDFKLHGDDMQFVEVELDPAETVVAEAGALMMMEDGIVMETIFGDGSTSSGGSGLMGKLMGAGKRIITGESLFMTAFTNNGTGKRHVSFAAPYPGKIIPMDLSMLNGKIICQKDSFLAAAKGVSIGIEFQRKLGAGFFGGEGFIMQKLEGDGLAFVHAGGTIYRKNLQKGEVLRVDTGCLVAMTGDVDYNIETVPGIKTALFGGEGLFFATLRGPGSVWIQSMPFSRLASRVFAAAPQNPAGRSKGEGSAAGGLFDLLGGR, translated from the coding sequence ATGAATAACCACGAAATTGATTTTAAGTTGCACGGAGACGATATGCAGTTTGTGGAAGTAGAACTAGACCCAGCTGAAACGGTTGTTGCAGAAGCAGGAGCTTTAATGATGATGGAAGACGGTATTGTGATGGAAACGATTTTCGGAGACGGTTCTACAAGTTCAGGTGGCAGCGGCTTGATGGGCAAACTAATGGGCGCAGGAAAACGAATTATCACAGGTGAAAGTTTGTTTATGACGGCATTCACTAATAATGGAACAGGTAAACGCCATGTGTCATTTGCTGCGCCTTATCCTGGCAAGATTATTCCTATGGACTTGAGCATGCTAAACGGCAAGATTATTTGTCAAAAAGATTCTTTCCTAGCTGCTGCCAAAGGAGTTTCAATTGGCATTGAATTTCAGCGCAAATTGGGTGCAGGATTTTTTGGCGGTGAAGGCTTTATTATGCAGAAACTGGAAGGAGATGGCTTGGCGTTTGTACATGCTGGCGGTACGATTTACCGAAAAAACCTTCAAAAAGGAGAAGTATTGCGTGTGGATACGGGTTGTTTAGTCGCCATGACCGGAGATGTTGATTACAATATTGAAACAGTCCCGGGCATTAAAACAGCATTGTTCGGTGGTGAAGGTTTATTCTTTGCAACTTTGCGTGGTCCCGGAAGTGTCTGGATTCAATCGATGCCATTCAGCCGATTAGCGAGTCGTGTATTTGCAGCCGCTCCACAAAACCCTGCTGGTCGTTCGAAAGGGGAAGGCAGTGCCGCTGGTGGATTATTTGACTTACTCGGTGGAAGATGA
- a CDS encoding cupin domain-containing protein produces MELDIVNAEDWITYLDMTAHPEGGYYKQSFVSPEKIRTTEHPVERNLYTSIYFLLRSQDISHFHRLKSDELWYFHAGHAVTVHILDANGNYRAEKLGLDLAAGERPQVLVKKGSIFGSTVEAADTFSLVGCMVSPGFDFEDFELLLQAELLALYPEHEQIIKKMAYEKF; encoded by the coding sequence ATGGAGTTGGATATAGTGAATGCTGAAGATTGGATTACCTATTTAGACATGACGGCGCATCCCGAGGGAGGATATTACAAACAATCGTTCGTTTCTCCTGAAAAAATCAGGACCACTGAACATCCGGTAGAACGAAATTTGTACACCAGTATTTATTTTTTGTTGCGATCGCAAGATATCTCTCATTTTCACCGATTGAAATCAGACGAGCTGTGGTATTTTCACGCAGGTCATGCCGTTACAGTGCATATTTTAGATGCGAATGGAAATTATCGTGCTGAAAAACTGGGACTGGATTTAGCGGCAGGGGAAAGGCCACAAGTATTGGTTAAAAAAGGCAGTATTTTCGGTTCAACAGTAGAAGCGGCAGATACATTTTCACTAGTGGGCTGCATGGTTTCACCAGGTTTTGATTTTGAGGATTTTGAATTATTGCTGCAGGCGGAACTGCTTGCACTCTATCCTGAACACGAGCAAATTATTAAGAAAATGGCTTATGAAAAATTCTAA
- a CDS encoding SDR family oxidoreductase encodes MKVLVVGANGQIGRQFVKMLADSDKYTPKAMIRKEEQISYFNGLGVESVLSSLEGSVEEITEAMKDCDAVVFAAGSGGKTGADQTLLIDLDGAAKTIEAAEQTGTERFLMISAINADKRQMWKEDMAHYYVAKHHADNILRASGLVYTIIRPGLLTNDAGTGKILAVEDLESGQISREDVARVLLHSLDNEHVFNKTFAIISGEDDIDHALNQL; translated from the coding sequence ATGAAAGTGTTGGTAGTTGGGGCAAATGGACAAATCGGACGGCAGTTTGTCAAAATGCTTGCTGATAGTGATAAATACACACCTAAAGCGATGATCCGTAAAGAAGAACAAATCAGCTATTTCAATGGTCTCGGAGTAGAATCCGTATTAAGTAGCCTCGAAGGCAGTGTTGAAGAAATTACTGAAGCGATGAAAGATTGTGACGCTGTGGTCTTTGCAGCTGGTAGCGGTGGCAAAACCGGAGCCGATCAAACCTTACTGATTGATTTGGACGGTGCTGCAAAAACCATTGAAGCCGCCGAACAAACGGGGACAGAACGCTTTCTCATGATCAGTGCCATCAATGCCGACAAACGGCAAATGTGGAAAGAAGATATGGCTCATTATTATGTCGCAAAACATCATGCCGATAACATTCTACGCGCAAGCGGTCTAGTCTATACCATCATTCGCCCAGGTCTTTTAACAAACGATGCCGGTACCGGTAAAATACTAGCGGTAGAGGACTTGGAATCGGGACAAATTTCTCGCGAAGATGTAGCGCGTGTCCTTTTGCATTCGCTTGATAACGAACATGTCTTCAACAAAACGTTTGCCATTATTTCTGGTGAAGACGACATTGACCATGCGCTCAATCAGCTGTAA
- a CDS encoding S66 family peptidase, whose translation MIRYPTTTFKTMGITAPSSGVGTEHHDLLKLTIERQEQKGFTVVTEDTAWTQELAKSAPAKKRAEEFMEMMTSTEIELIFPPWGGELLIEMLEYVDFTKIQTKWVLGYSDISVLLLAITLKTGIATAHGTNIIDLRGEKSDETTARWLDILKTAKGETVKQISSKLYQKEWDHSIASPVVFHLTEPTKWQTVSGTEEIFSGRLLGGCIDVIHHLIGTPFGEVQPFRDKHIPGEQVIWYLENCEMSVADLKRSLTQMKYAGWFDNCSGILFGRSMANEPVGGYTIDRMYQDLTKELELPIAYDIDLGHMPPQITFINGAHAEVRVADGKGTVIQKFI comes from the coding sequence ATGATTCGTTATCCTACTACTACCTTTAAAACAATGGGCATTACCGCACCGTCTTCAGGAGTGGGAACTGAGCACCACGATCTTCTCAAACTGACGATTGAACGGCAAGAGCAGAAGGGGTTTACTGTTGTGACAGAGGACACGGCTTGGACTCAAGAGTTGGCTAAATCAGCTCCTGCTAAAAAGCGTGCAGAAGAATTTATGGAAATGATGACCAGCACAGAAATTGAGTTGATCTTCCCGCCCTGGGGTGGGGAATTATTGATTGAGATGTTGGAATATGTAGACTTCACAAAGATACAAACGAAATGGGTACTTGGTTATTCTGATATCAGCGTGTTGTTGTTGGCTATCACGTTGAAAACCGGTATTGCCACGGCACATGGTACGAACATTATTGATTTGCGTGGTGAAAAAAGCGATGAAACAACAGCGCGCTGGCTAGATATTTTAAAAACAGCAAAAGGAGAAACTGTAAAGCAAATTTCTTCTAAACTCTATCAGAAAGAGTGGGACCATTCCATTGCTTCACCAGTCGTCTTTCATTTGACAGAACCGACTAAATGGCAAACGGTTTCGGGAACCGAGGAAATATTCTCAGGCCGCTTGCTTGGAGGCTGCATTGATGTGATCCATCACCTAATTGGAACACCATTCGGAGAAGTTCAACCATTTAGGGACAAGCACATTCCGGGCGAACAGGTCATTTGGTACTTAGAAAACTGCGAAATGTCAGTGGCGGATTTAAAAAGGTCGCTAACGCAAATGAAATACGCGGGATGGTTTGACAATTGCTCAGGTATTCTCTTTGGGCGAAGTATGGCAAATGAGCCGGTCGGTGGATACACTATCGATAGAATGTACCAAGATTTAACAAAAGAATTAGAGTTACCGATTGCGTACGATATCGATTTAGGTCATATGCCACCACAGATCACATTTATCAATGGCGCACATGCAGAAGTACGAGTCGCAGACGGTAAAGGAACTGTGATACAGAAATTCATATAA
- a CDS encoding GNAT family N-acetyltransferase, with protein sequence MKIRKLGGHDAQAYYDLRIEALTDSPDAFSTRLEEAIQRPIEKTAQNLALENAITYGAFTSGKLIGNVTFVRDMAPKLNHRASVVAVYVTPGERGKGHAKRLMQEVVQLAESLPGLERLDLAVASENKPAIALYEQLGFEKYGTDKQAMKTPEKYIDENLMVKFI encoded by the coding sequence ATGAAAATTCGGAAATTAGGCGGACATGATGCGCAGGCTTATTACGATTTGCGAATCGAGGCGCTAACGGATAGTCCGGACGCCTTCAGTACAAGATTAGAAGAAGCAATTCAACGGCCTATCGAGAAAACTGCGCAAAATTTGGCACTAGAAAATGCTATCACGTACGGTGCATTTACCTCTGGAAAACTAATCGGAAATGTGACATTCGTACGAGACATGGCACCGAAACTTAACCACCGAGCATCGGTAGTAGCAGTTTATGTGACGCCTGGTGAACGGGGCAAAGGCCACGCTAAACGATTGATGCAGGAAGTCGTTCAACTCGCTGAAAGTTTGCCAGGACTCGAACGGCTAGACTTGGCAGTCGCCAGTGAAAACAAACCAGCTATTGCACTTTATGAACAACTGGGATTCGAAAAGTATGGAACGGATAAACAAGCAATGAAAACGCCAGAGAAATACATTGATGAAAATCTGATGGTCAAATTTATTTAG
- a CDS encoding PQQ-dependent sugar dehydrogenase — MRKILVSSLSLLLLAACANEAPNPDKANAPFEEIASGLEAPWAINKINDEFYISERPGKVVHIDKEGVMTRQSVNFSDSLSEASEAGFLGFVLAQDFEESQTAYGYYVYEQDDEDYNKIVTLVLENGTWQEQDVLLAGIPTGNVHHGGRLELDDDGTLFATIGDASTPELAQDLGSVNGKILKLNTANEFEIYSSGHRNPQGMTWDNDTMFASEHGQSANDEINIIEQGNNYGWPTIEGDQSKDGMEAPFYTTDSSDTWAPSGIDMHNGLLYVAALRGTAIKVVDPKSAEVTDSIEGFGRVRDVFSDGDSLYFITNNTDGRGTPADGDDKLYKLNE; from the coding sequence ATGAGAAAAATTTTAGTTTCTTCACTTTCCCTACTGCTTTTAGCAGCTTGCGCTAACGAGGCTCCTAATCCAGACAAAGCGAACGCCCCTTTTGAAGAAATTGCGTCAGGGCTTGAAGCTCCATGGGCGATCAATAAAATAAATGATGAATTTTATATTTCGGAACGACCAGGAAAAGTTGTTCATATAGACAAAGAAGGGGTCATGACACGGCAAAGCGTCAATTTTTCTGATAGTTTATCTGAAGCTTCAGAAGCTGGATTTTTAGGCTTTGTTTTGGCACAAGATTTTGAAGAAAGTCAAACTGCATACGGCTATTACGTCTACGAACAAGACGACGAAGATTACAATAAAATCGTCACACTTGTTTTAGAAAATGGAACTTGGCAAGAACAAGATGTCTTGTTAGCAGGTATTCCAACAGGGAATGTGCATCATGGTGGCCGCTTAGAATTGGACGATGATGGGACACTTTTTGCAACAATTGGTGATGCTTCCACTCCTGAACTTGCACAAGACTTAGGTTCAGTAAACGGCAAAATATTGAAACTCAATACAGCCAACGAGTTTGAAATTTATTCGTCCGGTCATCGCAATCCACAAGGAATGACTTGGGACAATGACACGATGTTCGCGTCTGAACATGGTCAATCCGCCAATGATGAAATCAATATTATTGAACAAGGCAATAACTACGGTTGGCCTACAATCGAAGGCGATCAGTCAAAAGACGGCATGGAGGCTCCTTTTTACACAACAGACTCTAGCGATACTTGGGCGCCAAGTGGAATCGACATGCATAATGGTCTGCTTTACGTAGCTGCGCTTCGAGGAACCGCAATTAAAGTGGTGGATCCTAAGAGTGCTGAAGTGACAGATTCAATTGAAGGGTTTGGCCGTGTCCGAGATGTTTTTTCTGATGGCGACTCGCTCTATTTTATCACGAACAACACGGACGGTCGCGGCACACCTGCAGACGGTGACGATAAACTTTATAAATTGAATGAATAG